In Rhinoraja longicauda isolate Sanriku21f chromosome 16, sRhiLon1.1, whole genome shotgun sequence, the genomic stretch AACGAAGGGAAGACCTGGGTTTAAAATCCGTGCAAACCAGTCAAATATTGACCATGGGACCGATGTGTAATAGCTTGATACTATGTTACAAAACCATTGCACGTTGTTAATTGCGTAGAGTGGTTCGTAGATGAAATACCAGGGAACGCTCTTTAAACAGCTTAACACACAAATTGTCGCTATGACCACCGTCGCCATTTgctcagtgcaatattttgttttcagcttctggcaacaaatagccacaaatcggtcaaaggtgaaagCGACCGTTAACCAGACTGAACTCTCAGTGGCTGCATAAATTATCACAGTGCTGAGTGTACAAGCGGGAGTCAAGGACATAAAACTAATTGGAAAGTAAATGCCAATAATCCGATTGAAGATGACAGCTGTGATAACTACCAGGAGATCCGTCGCCGCCATGGACACTAGGTAGCGTGTGATGCAtctggagagaccgcactttcctcGGGACAGAATTACAATCGCCATCAAATTAACTGTAAAAAAGGCATTTGAAATTAGGAATTTATGGATCCAAATTTATATTGTCTTTCAACTTTATCAATTCACGTAGCCCGAAAGGACAACAAGCAGTGATTAGTGTTTGGATTGTATATGCCTCAACTCcaaggcagcgcgttccaggcgctTACCACCCTCCGTATAAAAAAacatgtcccacacatctcctttaaactttgcccctctcacctttagtatttttttccatcctgggaatagGTTCTGAGGTGTACCTTATCTGTACCTCTCATAAATTTTATCAGGTCTCCACTTAAGGCCAACCGTTCCggggaaagcaatccaagtttgtctaatcgTTCACTTTTGCCAATAAACACTAGTCACTGCATCATTCTGCTGAACCTCCTCTGCGCATCTCAACTTAAATCTAAACCTGAAAAAGAGTTGACTTTAAAAATAGATCGGGAAGGATTTTGCATTATGACACTTTTAGTTCTGTTGGGAGCAGATTGATCGTTAGTTGCACTTCTACCCATGACACATCCCGCACGATTTTCGCTTCTGTTGAAGGTAAATGATAGAACAGTTTACACACCGGCGGCCGCTCCATGACGCCAACAGAGTAAACCACTGCATTAAATAGGCGATAACTGTATGCATACAATCATTCCAGACTGTGAGATAAGTCAAGGACACCAATTGTCTCCATAGTTCAGGGATATAATAATACACACAATAAACTGTAAGAATCACCTTTTCGTTTCATGTATTGACCTCATGTCTGTTACATTTATGGTGCCTCTTTCGCACGGTTTGCGTTCACACTCTTCtaatttaataggaatttaataggaatgtgtatCAGATATAAGGTTATCAATCTGTTCGGCAATCAAAACATTTTCACCGTTCTGGTAGGTAGAGCACAAAGATTACTCGCGGTGTAAGACTGGGTGGTAGTGACTATGTTACTCCTCAGAaggtagatataaaatgctggagtatctccgccggccaggcaacatctctggacaaaatgtcACTCCTCCCCATTGGTTGCAGAGTGGAAATGTTTCGGCTGCATATTTGAACCACACCTGTTATGACACCATACCGTTGTAAAGCCTCCTTAATGGCGCAGTTGTTGAGGGAAATCCTCAAATATTCCCGTGTAGaattattcaagagtcaagagttttgaAGTGTTTCATCTAGCGAcacggaacaatgaaactctgacttgcagaagcacaacagTTTTGTAAACaccgtactcaatagataacacaataaacaagcGAACAaagaaaaaagttcaataaatataaaaatccaatatagtgcaaaacaaaataaagccTTAAGTACCTAATGCAACCACGATAGTTCGTAGTtcgaagtttagttggagtttgtagtgttcaataggccAGTGGTTGTTTGGAAGAAGCCCACTCAAATATTGTCTTCAAAACATAAATGCCAATGATTAGTTACGGCCAAGTGAGATATAAATGTGCAAACTTGGATAACATGTAAAAAAAGTTGTCAATGGATACTGAGATTCCGCTCTAACATGTATGAAAGTATACATGGAAACGTCCTTGTACATTATTCACTGAAATTAAACATGCAGGTAgaacaggcagtgaaggaagctaatggcattttggctttcattgcgagaggatttgagtttaggagcaaggaggtccgcacctggagtattgtgtgcaattttggtctccaaatgtgaggaaggacattattgctattgagggagtaggttcaccaggttaattcccgggatggcgggactgacatatggtgaaagaatggatcgactgagcttgtattcactggaatttagaaagatgagaggggatcttatagaaacacataacattcttaaaggattggacaggctagatgcaggaaaaatgttcacgattttgggggagtccagaaccagggggtcacagtttaagaataagggtagaccctttaggactgagatgacgaaaagctTCGTCGCTCAGAGCGTTGTGCATCTGTgggtttctctgccacagaaggcagtggaggctaattcactggatgttttcaagagagagttagatttagctcttagggctaaagaaatcaagggatacggggcaaaagcaggaacggggtactgattttagatg encodes the following:
- the LOC144601474 gene encoding putative G-protein coupled receptor 139; this encodes MHGRISGPVYAVYYPMLAAIGVPVNLMAIVILSRGKCGLSRCITRYLVSMAATDLLVVITAVIFNRIIGIYFPISFMSLTPACTLSTVIIYAATESSVWLTVAFTFDRFVAICCQKLKTKYCTEQMATVVIATICVLSCLKSVPWYFIYEPLYAINNVQWFCNIVSSYYTSVPWSIFDWFARILNPGLPFVLILLFNALTVRHILISSRARRRLRGQGTGENHSDSEMESRRKSIILLFAISGSFILLWMTYVVDFLYVEISNESYFSGSNFNDPRFIRQESGNMLQLLSCCTNTCIYVVTQSKFREEIKNAALFLRDRVASLVR